TTATTCTTCTGCTTAATTCTTTGTTACATACTTATAAATTTTCTCCACGACTTACTTACTTACAGTTTGCATGGTTATACATAGGACTATGTGGTCGCCTATTATTCTTTGATGCTGATCGCTTATTGCTAGGATTATGGTTATTATTTACAATTGTTTTCGCCATTACTATTGGCTACCTCTATGGCGGAAAAACTTGGTGTAATTATTTCTGCCCAATGGCTCCCGTAGAAAAAATCTATAGTCCATTTGGTGGATTATTCAATAATGGGACTAATGCAAGTAATCAACTAATAATTACTCAGTCGATGTGCCGTATTGTTTCGCCAGAAGGTATAGAAAGGGTTGCTTGTGTGGGTTGCAAAAATTTATGTATTGATATAGATCCTGAACGAGCGTATTGGCATGAACTCAAGAAACCAGAAGAAACTTTTGTACGTTATGGCTACGTTGGTTTAGTCATTGGTTTTTTTGTTTACTACTAAGCTGCTACGCAGCTTAATTGTATAATATAAACTTAAGTAAAAACTATTATCGGCCATATATGCCAGCAAAAAACCATCTTTCTCAAGAGCAGAAGGAAAGGCTACTGAAAACACTAAAAGAGCATGAAAATCCTTATGTAAGAGAGAAGATTCTGATTATTCTGTTGATAAATGATGGAAAAACATATCAAGAAATTAGCAATTTTTTAGAGATTGCATATCCGACAGTCGCATATTGGGCAGTTCACGGCGACCCGGATAATTTAGAAAGCTTTTTAGATGGAAGAAGAGAAGGTAACTGCCGCAAAGTTACCAAAGAATATGAAAATTTGTTATTAGAAATAATTGAGAAAGACCCAGTAGAAAATGGATATGAATTTGGTCGATGGACGGCGGCAAGATTAGCAACATATCTTGAAGAAACAACAGGAATTAAGTTAAGCGGCTCTCAAGTTAGGAGAATATTAGAGCGAAAAAAGTACGTTTACCTCTGGGCAAAATACAGCCTAGAGGACAAACAGAATCCTGAAAAGCGTAAGGCATTTCAAGAAAAGCTATCAGAATATTTAAGAATAACCAAAAAAACTCCAGAGCGTTTACAAGTATGCTTTTGGGACGAAAGTGGATTTAGTTTAAGAGTGATAAGAAGAAAAAGTTGGGGTAAGAAAGGTACAAGGAAAAAAGTTACAGGGCAAAGGAGAAGAGGAAGAGTAAATATTATGGGAGGGTTACGTTATCATGACAAGAAAAGAATAAATTTTGTCATAAAAAAAGGAAATGCAGATGTATTCTATGAACAGATTAAATCTCTAAATAATTTTCTGTTACAAGAATGGGTAGAACAAGGGAAATCAGTTGAAGAATTTAAAGATGGTTCAGCGAAAATAGTTATCATACTAGATAATGCTAGTTTCCATAAAAGGAAAGATATTTTATCTAAAATTGAGTCAGAAATGCCAAATATTATTCTAGAATTTCTTCCACCTTATAGTCCAGATTATAATTTAATTGAATTGCTTTGGCATTCAGCTAAAGAATATATAGCTCATAGATTGTTTGAGTCTGTATCACAGCTAGAAGAATTGTTAAATAAATTGCTCAATCAAGGTGGACTTATTATTAAATGGGAACGCAAGATTAAAAATAAAGGTAATGCTGTTTATTAACTTTAGCTGCGTAACAGCTTACCTTTATGCAGGTAATTGGGAGTATTACTTTTCAGGTGCTTGGGTAAGACAATATAACCAGCCTGCATCATTATTCAGTCCTGGATTTTATCTATTTGGAGAAGCAATTCATATACCTAAATTATTTGCCGTACCAATGGTATTGGCAGGGGCTACAGTATTTACTTATCTTTTAGGACTATTTGTGGAAAAACAAGCAAAAGTCTACAGTAGATTACGTCACCTCAATTTGTCACCAAATATCATTCGCCATCGCATTTATACTGTTTCCACCTTTGGAGTTTTCAACTTCTTTTTTGTCTTTGGTGGTCGTCCTTTAGTTTTACTACTTCCACTGTGGATACAGTACATTTATAGTTCACTATTAGTTTTACTCAGTATGCTATGGCTTTACAAAACTTGGTTACGTAGCCCTAATATTCTTTTATACAAAAGTACTACCAATATCTGTTAGCGTTAAGTCTGGTGCAAATTCCTATTGATATACTTTAAAAGTAGGATATGAAAAATATAGCCATAATTGGTATTGCTTATTTGTAGTTTATGTGTGTCGAAGATTATGAAACTTTTTTGCCTTAATATGAAGCTGTTTTAAAAAATTTCTTAAATACCTGTAATAAAAATTAGCGAGATTTAAAGTGATTAGCAGGCTAAATGAAATAATTTCTATCTTAAACTCAAAATTATCTATCATGTAATTAGTCCAAAGCTACTAACTAAAGTTATAAATAAGATAAATTTTCGTATTATCCATATCAAAACCTTAATTTCCTTAATTTTAAAAATAGCTCATTATATATAGCTGATAGTTTATTAATGGATGACTGACTATATCTATCTTCTGGCTTTCTCCATTTATTTCATTTGGGAGAAACAATTGTAAAGCAGACTTAGTAACCTGGATACAGAAGCAAGTAAATTTTTCGAGGTCATTATGAATATAATTGCTTGGGTAATCTTAGGTCTATTAGCTGGTGCGATCGCCAAAGCTATTTATCCAGGTACACAAGGTGGCGGTATTCTCTCTACAATCATTCTAGGTATTATAGGTGCCTTTATTGGGGGTAGCTTATATAGCCTGTTCTCCACGGGAAGCTTACAATTTGCAGCTACTACATTAAGTCTTCCTGGTCTTTTGATTGCTGTTCTTGGTGCAATCGTTGCTATCTATCTTTGGGGACTACTCAGCAGAAGCAGAAGCGTTTAAACTTGCGTTACTACAATGCGTAAGACGTAAGAAGCCAGTTATTTTTATCTCGATAATTACAATACTGGCTTCTAAGAAAACATTCAGAAATAGCAGTGTTTTAATTTAAGAATCAATAGTCGTATTCTTTATCTATTGTAAGCGTTTAAAAATTAAATACTAAGCAAATGCTTAGTATTTAATTGTCGAACTTAATCGAAGAGGCAGTTCATGTTTTATCATAAGAAAGAGCCGATTCATGTTGTCAACATTGATGAAGCTAATCCTCGTTTTGCTCAATTACTTCTAGAGCAATTTGGCGGAGCAACAGGTGAATTATCGGCAGCATTACAATATTGGGTGCAATCATTCCATGTTGAAAATGCAGGAATTAAAGATATGCTGCAAGATATCGCCATCGAAGAGTTTAGCCATTTAGAGATGGTTGGTAAACTCATCGAAGCGCATACAAAGAACGTAGATCAAACAGAGGCTTATAAAAGTACCCTCTTCGCCGTAAGGGGTATGGGGCCTCACTTCTTAGATAGTCAAGGTAATGCCTGGACAGCAAATTATCTGAATGAAGGTGGAGATGTAGTTCGAGATTTAAGAGCTAACATTGCATCTGAGGCGGGAGCGCGGCAAACCTACGAAGCACTAATTAAGCTATCACCAGACGAAGGTACTAAGGAAACATTGGTTCATCTTCTCACACGTGAAATCTCTCATACCCAGATGTTTATGAAAGCTTTAGAGTCACTGGGTAAACTAACAGATCCCTTCTTTGGTAACATTCAACTTGACGAAACCGTAGCACTCTATTACAATTTATCAACTAATGGCAACGGTCATGATGAACGTGGCCCTTGGAACTCAGAGCCAACATTTGAATATGTGGCTAACCCCTTGGAAAAACACTCTTAATTCAAGATATTGGGGTTAAATCTCAGTTAGGTATTGTTTGCTGGAGCATCTATCAATTAGTTACCTAACAATGAGTCTGTTGGGTAACTAATTGGAGAAAAATTTAGAAGCAATTAATTATCTATCTTACCTATACAGTGTTGAAAGTTATTTTTTAATTCCTATGTTTGGTGGGCATTGCCCACCAATTAAATAATCAAATTAATTTTATTTTAGTAATTTATTTTAATAATCACAATTTAAAGCAGAGGAGATTAATTTGTGATTGTAAACGCAACATCAACGGGATGGGAAGTTATTTACCACCGCGCTCATGCCTTATTGGCAGCTCAATTAGCAGGACAATGGAAACGTAAAAACTCCCCGCCTAGAATCTATGAAACTTTAGCTGCAATTTCTCACCATGATGATTTAGAAAAAGAATGGGAAGAGGATAATCTGACAGAAGCTGGTGCGCCTAAAGACTTCTTAATGACTGATGATACTTTAACGAAAGATAGCTCAGAAGAATCATTTCAGAAACTAGCTGATTTGGCTAAGAACGCCCGTTATCGTGGGCGTTGGGTAGCTATGTTAATTTCTATGCACATTAGTCGTTTGAATGAGTCTAAAAGAGGACAATCACCCGCATTCGATAAATTTCTAGATGAACAACTAGAGAATCAAAAGCATTTTCGTCAAGAACTTGGCATAGAGAAGGATGATGCAGATGCAGCTTATGCTTTTATGCAGTGGTGCGATCGCTTATCTCTCATTCTCTGCCAACAAGAATTACCAGCTGATGAACGTTTTCTCGAAATCAGCAAAGGCCCAGATGGTAAACGTTATGACATTATGCAACGTAGCGATCGCCTAGTCACTGTCGAACCTTGGCCTTTTGAAGACGATAAATTTACTGTCAATGTCGAGGCTTGTGACTTACATCATGTTAAGTTTAAGAGTAATTCCGAACTTACTCAAGCACTACAAACCGCTCCAATTAAGGTACTAGAGTGGACTTTCATCAAAAGTTAACTGACTAGCCTATCCATATTTCACCATAAATAAAAAGCACCTGGGAGTGTTACCGTGTTTCCACCCCAGATGCTTTTTACGTTTCAACTTGCTCCTCACACACCAATAAAAAATAGCACTTTTGATTTTGAAAGGCAAGTATATTGTGTGACACTTCGCCAACTGTACAAAAAATACTACACTCAAATAAAAAGCGCCTGGGAGTGTTGCCGTGTTTCCACCCCAGACGCTTTTTATTTCTAACATTGCTCCTCACACACAAATATAAAATAGCACTTGTGACTATAAAAAGTAAATCTATCCTGTGACAGTTTGTTTTCTGCACAAAATAGAGTGATGTTTTCTCGAATCATAAAAAAACGCCTGGGAGTGTTACCGTGTTTCCACCCCAGACGTTTTTTATTTTTAACTTGCTCCTCACACACAAATGAAATATATCATTTACGCTATGAGATGACAAGTATAATCTATAACTCTTTATAAATTCTTTAAATAAAGTCTAAGAATCATTATTAGTAATTAACGTTTCTTAAAAAACTTAGGTAAGAGCTTGACTATTTATTTATAAATCTATAAAGCTATAATTTAAAAGCAATGCTCACTTGACAACAAAAATTTAGTCGAGGTATTAAGTTAGCGCTGCAAACTATACCAAACACTGAAGAACAAAAGTGCTATGTTGCCTCCGTCTCCCTTTCAATTAAAAAATAAAATTTTTTATAGCAATAAAATATATCTTTAGATTGTTGACTTTTATAAAAAGAAAACTATATGTCTTATAAACAGGTTACTGCAAAGGATTGAACGCAGTATGACATTTATCCAGCGCTCTCATCTACAGCGTTACTGTATTTCTATCATGTCGGTATTATTAGCGCTGTTACTAGGCATAATGCTGGAAAAATCTTCACAAATGGAAATTTCGTCCCTGTTATTGGCGGCTGTGGTTTTTAGTAGCTGGTATGGTGGATTAATAACTGGTTTAGTTGCTACAGTTTTAACTATTTTAGTTAAAGCTTACTTTTTTGTTGCGCCCTTTGACTCTCTATTAGTGAGTCAAGGGAATGAGGCACTAAATTTAATTGTTTTTACCTTAGTAGCACTATTTATTAGTTTATTAAAACTACAAACATATCCCAAGCTAACAACATCAAGCAAAGAAAAATCTCTCTTTCCCATACACCCTCAAACCTCTGGTACGCTTGCCATCTTCAATGACATTACACAACACAAGCAAGCCCAAGAACCAGCAAAAAGCCACCTCGAACACCAACACCTACGCGCCATCCTGGATATTTTGCCTGTAGGAGTAGTAATTTCTGATGCTAAAGGACAACTTTTGGAGATCAATCCAGCCGTCAAAGCAATTTGGGGTGAAGACCCTCCCTTGCTGGATAATGTCAATCAATACCATGAATATAAAGGATGGTGGGCAGATACAGGTAAGCCCTTGGCTGCCCAAGATTGGACACTAGCACGAACCTTAGCTACTGGTGAGGCCATCATTGGCGAAAAAATTGATATTGAAACATTTGATGGGCAGAGAAAAACTATCCTGAACTCGGCTATCCCTATCAAAGATGAAACCGGAGCAATTATCAATGCAATAGCCGTCAATATAGATATTAGCGAACAACAAGCCGCGTTACGCGATCGCCAACGGGTAGAATTGGCATTACGACAAAGTGAAGCCCTAGCTAAAGCACGAGCAGAAGAACTAGAAACCATTATGGAAACAGTGCCGGCTGCTGTCTGGATAGCACACGATCCTCAGTGCCATTCTATGAGCGTCAACCCGGCAGCATACGAAATGATGCGGTTGCCTCCCGGTTCAATTATGACAGCCACCCCTGCCAGTGGAGAATACCCATTTCCTTTTAAAAT
Above is a genomic segment from Nostoc sp. MS1 containing:
- a CDS encoding manganese catalase family protein, producing MFYHKKEPIHVVNIDEANPRFAQLLLEQFGGATGELSAALQYWVQSFHVENAGIKDMLQDIAIEEFSHLEMVGKLIEAHTKNVDQTEAYKSTLFAVRGMGPHFLDSQGNAWTANYLNEGGDVVRDLRANIASEAGARQTYEALIKLSPDEGTKETLVHLLTREISHTQMFMKALESLGKLTDPFFGNIQLDETVALYYNLSTNGNGHDERGPWNSEPTFEYVANPLEKHS
- a CDS encoding IS630 family transposase, with product MPAKNHLSQEQKERLLKTLKEHENPYVREKILIILLINDGKTYQEISNFLEIAYPTVAYWAVHGDPDNLESFLDGRREGNCRKVTKEYENLLLEIIEKDPVENGYEFGRWTAARLATYLEETTGIKLSGSQVRRILERKKYVYLWAKYSLEDKQNPEKRKAFQEKLSEYLRITKKTPERLQVCFWDESGFSLRVIRRKSWGKKGTRKKVTGQRRRGRVNIMGGLRYHDKKRINFVIKKGNADVFYEQIKSLNNFLLQEWVEQGKSVEEFKDGSAKIVIILDNASFHKRKDILSKIESEMPNIILEFLPPYSPDYNLIELLWHSAKEYIAHRLFESVSQLEELLNKLLNQGGLIIKWERKIKNKGNAVY
- a CDS encoding GlsB/YeaQ/YmgE family stress response membrane protein, whose translation is MNIIAWVILGLLAGAIAKAIYPGTQGGGILSTIILGIIGAFIGGSLYSLFSTGSLQFAATTLSLPGLLIAVLGAIVAIYLWGLLSRSRSV
- a CDS encoding 4Fe-4S binding protein codes for the protein MLHTYKFSPRLTYLQFAWLYIGLCGRLLFFDADRLLLGLWLLFTIVFAITIGYLYGGKTWCNYFCPMAPVEKIYSPFGGLFNNGTNASNQLIITQSMCRIVSPEGIERVACVGCKNLCIDIDPERAYWHELKKPEETFVRYGYVGLVIGFFVYY
- a CDS encoding DUF3891 family protein, with translation MIVNATSTGWEVIYHRAHALLAAQLAGQWKRKNSPPRIYETLAAISHHDDLEKEWEEDNLTEAGAPKDFLMTDDTLTKDSSEESFQKLADLAKNARYRGRWVAMLISMHISRLNESKRGQSPAFDKFLDEQLENQKHFRQELGIEKDDADAAYAFMQWCDRLSLILCQQELPADERFLEISKGPDGKRYDIMQRSDRLVTVEPWPFEDDKFTVNVEACDLHHVKFKSNSELTQALQTAPIKVLEWTFIKS